TGGCGCGCCCGTCGCGCAAGGCTTTGACTTCAGTGCCGGCAAGCACAATTCCGGCTTCCATGGTATCGAGCACCTGGTATTCATGACGTGCTTTTCGATTGGTTGTGATTACCTTTTCACCCATGGTGAAAATTAATGGTTTTGATGGCAAAAGTCAATACTTTACAAGCTAACAAATTCTTTAGAAATAAAAAAAGCCCCAAGGCATTGGGGCTCAAAAGACTCTTAAATAACAATCAAAAAAAACTATATATTATCTCAAATTTTACTTATGCCTTCAATTGCTTTACGAGC
This window of the candidate division KSB1 bacterium genome carries:
- a CDS encoding SsrA-binding protein, giving the protein MGEKVITTNRKARHEYQVLDTMEAGIVLAGTEVKALRDGRA